In the genome of Lactuca sativa cultivar Salinas chromosome 3, Lsat_Salinas_v11, whole genome shotgun sequence, the window GCTCGTTGGAAAAAACGAGACGAGAGACGGTGGAGACAGACGCAACGGATACTACGTAGATTCGCTAGAGACTGCGCCACTCCGGTGCCGAAGCTATGGCATGTTGCGTTCGATTTGGTTTCCGATATGCAAACGAGCCTCTCCGATCAATCTCAGACGGATTTCGTCATGCTTCCATCTTACACCTCCTCGCTTCCCAACGGGTAATCTCTTCTAACCCTACGATTCAGATACTTAACAATCGACATCGTAATTTCTGAGAACGCGATTATATCTATTTCAATCACATGAATCAAACAAACAATTAGATTGAGTTGTACATTGTATATTGAAATGTATACAGAATCAAAACGAATTTACTGTACAAAATGTACATACTGCTATATTATATAGTTTCTGTATCATTTTGTGTTTCATTGTTCTTCGTTTTTGGTGTAGTAATGAGGAAGGTTTGTATTACGGGGTGAATCTACGTGAAGATAATTTCTTATTGTTGAGTGCGAGACTTCGAGGAAAGCACGAACCGATCACTGATTTGCAAAGAGAAGAAGTCGATATCCCTACCGAAGTCATTTCCGGTAGTTTAAAGGTACATTATCATCGGATTTCAACCATTTTATTATGCTATAGATGAAATTGATTCCACAAATTTTGGATTATGGATCTGAATACTGTGTGTAACAGGAACTGTTCGATTTCATAGCATTGAAGCTAGCAGTGTTCAtttcaacaaaaacaaaaacagatCCAATTGCTCCAAAAGGAAAACTAGGGTTCACTGTGTCATTTCCATTACTTGAAGGACCTGCTGCAGCTGCAACTAACAAAAACGTTATACGATGGAAATCCTTCTCTGTTAACGACGCAGTTGAGTCCAAATTTTACTCAAATCAACACCAATTTTATCAAATCTTCTTTCTTCCATTACGAATTTAACATTTACATTATACCAGGTCGGAAAAGAATTAGCACATGAAGTCAATGAAGCGTTGGGAAAACACGGAATCGATTTACGAGTTTCTGCATTGGTAATCTACTAATCTACTaatcttccttgttcatgtaaAATCAAAACTAAATTCGTTTCATGTTATTTAATCTCATCTGTTTCCATTAATGGATAATCACAGGTAGATGCTACGTTAGGGGATCTCGCCGGAGGTCGGTATTACAACCGGGAAAGTGTCGCCGCCGTTACTCTTGGGCTAGCTACTAACGCCGTTTACGTCGAATCAGCTCAACTCAGCCCAAACGCCGGCGAATCAAAATTGGGCGAAATGgtttcttctcatttttcttcatttctaAATTCTTCCACATAATCTACAACAAAATTATAATCAGTTAATCACTAAATCGAATTCAGGTAATCGATATGCAATGGGGCAATTTCAATACTCCACATCTTCCGATAACAGAATTTGACACAGCTTTAGATTCTGAGAGCTCAAATCCTGGATGTCGGGTACGaaacttttcttcttctttttcttcttcacatTAATTTTTCGATATCGTAATAATGTTAATTTGATTGTTTGTTTAATTTATGATTTCAGATGTTTGAGAAACTGATCGGAGGGATTTATCTAGGAGAAGTGGTGAGGAGAGTTTTGCTTAAAATGGCGAGAGAAACTGCAATTTTTGGTGAAAGTGTTCCGGCTAAACTCAAAACGCCGTATACTTTGCGGTCGCCGGACATGGCTGCCATGCATCAAGATACATCGGAAAATCGGGACGCCGTTCACGAGAAGCTCTTGGAAGTTTTTGGGGTAATTGCTAAATACCAAATTCAAGTCATATATTGTTTTATAATTTATAGAGTTTTTTTTAATCATCAAgttgattaaaaaaatgaaaaggtTATATCATAATATCTATTTTAAAAGAATCAgttattttgttaaataaatatttgatggtttataaattgttttttccaatataatatttttaaaatttttatatttttatatttgtttataaaatgatttcatTTTGTTAGAAAATAatgttatttgaaaaaaaatagataatataataacttcaaaattttacaaaaaatatattgttaaaaaataacaataaaattaaataattgattaaagt includes:
- the LOC111896250 gene encoding probable hexokinase-like 2 protein, with product MRKEVIVGASVATVATVVVAGVLLARWKKRDERRWRQTQRILRRFARDCATPVPKLWHVAFDLVSDMQTSLSDQSQTDFVMLPSYTSSLPNGNEEGLYYGVNLREDNFLLLSARLRGKHEPITDLQREEVDIPTEVISGSLKELFDFIALKLAVFISTKTKTDPIAPKGKLGFTVSFPLLEGPAAAATNKNVIRWKSFSVNDAVGKELAHEVNEALGKHGIDLRVSALVDATLGDLAGGRYYNRESVAAVTLGLATNAVYVESAQLSPNAGESKLGEMVIDMQWGNFNTPHLPITEFDTALDSESSNPGCRMFEKLIGGIYLGEVVRRVLLKMARETAIFGESVPAKLKTPYTLRSPDMAAMHQDTSENRDAVHEKLLEVFGIGYTSPAVREVVAEICDVVAERGARLAGACIVGIMKKRGRINDKKSLVIIEGGLYEHYRVFRNYLHSSVWEMLGSELSDNVLIEHSHGGSGAGAIFVAAAHSQCEEDDAISPSFVAAAAATMVDDDDDMDDRKFMAAAGTLNDDDEPSEWKDDDHTETASWRGDQVDSTAETTDQSDEDDE